Within Lolium rigidum isolate FL_2022 chromosome 5, APGP_CSIRO_Lrig_0.1, whole genome shotgun sequence, the genomic segment ttttgaTTGCAGGACTCAAAGACTTAGCTGGACAGGGTTGAAGTACACGAAAAACACACATAGTTTAGATAGTTCAACTACCATGGTAGCAATGGACTCAACTCTGCTGGATTGCTACATTTTACTTTAGTTGCATTTGATGGATATTTGATATGAGAATTATGATTTGTATGAACCTACATATTATACGCGTGGATTTGAATTTTGTAATTCAATGGTTGTATTTTTTTTATGGTTGCGATAAGCTATTGCCACAACTCACTTTTTTGTTGCCTTAGGTTAGCACCACGAAAAATATAGTGTTGCGTCAAATCCTAGTCGCCATGACTACATGCTTTGTTGCGTTAGGATGTAGCAACGAAGAACTTTTTATTGTTGCAATAAATTGTTACCACATTTTTTATGAATGATGTGATAACTATTTGGCGCCACAGAATAAAAATTTGTTGAGATAGAGTATCGCCACAAAACCTTCAAATTGTGGCGGTAACTTCTTGCTACAAACATTTTGGACGCTGCAAAAATTATGTAACACCACAATTGTGAATTTTGTTGAAACAAAGTATCTCCACGAAAAGTTCGCATTGTCGCAGTAGCTTCTTGCTACAAGCTTTTTCCCCGTTGCGATAAGCATTTGGCGCCACGAAACTGGATTTTGTTGAAATAGAGTATCGCCACGAAATGTTACAATTGTCGCAACACCTTCCCGCCATAATTTTTTTTTACCGTTGCCATACCTATTTATCGCGACGAGTGGAATGATTGTCGCCATAAGTTAATACCACGAGTCGTAGCGGTTCGTGGCAAATGGCTAATACTACAAACCAGTAGATGTTGCCATAGGTTATCGCAACAGCTCGCTATCGCCACGAAAGAGAGTGCGTCACGAAACTTAGGTCGTTGGCATAGGTTATTGCCACAATTGTCTATCGCCACAAACTGGCAAACGCCACGACACGGCTGCATGTTGCGACAAGCTATCTCCACAAACCAAATTGTGGAGACAAGTGAGTGCTGCCACGGGAAAACATGTGGCAACTTCCCGCATGGTTGTTGCAATAGATCGCTTTGTTGCCACAATCGTGTTTTCGTTGCAATAGCCTATTACCATACATGTACTTGCAACGCTTGCCAACGAACGTCATTTCGTGGCAATAGGTGCATATTGCCACAAAACGGCATCTATTGCGACAAtttttttgttgcaatagacccGATTCCTTGTAGTGCTTGTAATTTGCTCCTATAGTTAATCAATTTCTtagttttttgttgttgtgtgcatCTTTACTACTATTAGAGTGTTGCGTTATCGCAaaagctaggtgtaattggtatctatcgATCTTAGTATATTCTCTTTATATCGGGAAAAAAACCACTAGATAGCCTCGTCATGTTGTACCTACGGTTAAAACTCAGCGAGCCAGCAACCATGTACACAAAATAACAGCTACGCAACAAAAGGTAAACGCTGGTATACATGGAAGGTGCGGCAGAGCGCCGGGTCCATATACTACTAATTAACCAGCACATTCTGACCCGGCATTACACAGAACGTCATACATTACTATGTCAAATATAGTCCAACATCATATATTACTGATTTTTACTATAAAGCTAGCTATACAATACATGAAATGATGTGGATTCTTTTCTACCACAGTTTGACCTGTTTTAATTGGAGTTTTGGCTACAATTTCTTTACAAAATGTCAACCCATTTATAGTTGACATTATTAATTTTCTTAAATCAACTTATTAGTAGTAGCATTGTCAAGCGTGATAATCACACTATCATGAACGGTTGCTTTCAAGAAGTACATTACCATTATCTTGTATCTGCAGCTAACAAGTAATAATAATAAGTTCCTTTCAAGAAGTTTTTTTTCAGGAAGTACATTAGCGTTACCTTGAGGCTGATATTTGAAGTTTGCACTGCAATTTATGTGGTGAAAACTTTGATTCAGTGCAAACGTCTCAGTCAGCTAGAATAGGAACGACCCGTAAGCTTGAATTACTTGGGAGTTCCAGTTCAAATATTTTTTTTACTTGGGAGTTTACTCTTTTATTTGAAACGGGGAACATAGCCCCAAGTTCTGCATCGACCGATCTGAAGCGTTTGAAGGCCTTCTACCGATGCTTTCCACTAAGGCACTTCAACTAATAGTGATATTTATAGTTCAACAAATATAAATACATAACTGCCAGAGGGCCAAAGTCGCATTTAGTAGTAGTTGACATATAAATTGGAATCTCATCTAATATACCATAGTGCACAACGACATACATTCTGAACCCAGACCATGACTTAACTAACCAGCGCACAAAACGTTCGTATGCGGATGGCCTTCTCGTTTATCCAATATAGTCTGGGCAAACATTTGCACGTCTTACTGACTTGAGGGAACTTATAATCCTACACTAATTCTACTAATTGTTTCCGTAAGCtgtcattttttgttttgtacttttGAGCAACCGGCAAGATTATTGGCTTTTCATATAAAAGGGGGAAGTTCACACACTGTTGAGTTGAGTTGTGATGGTTGTGCTCTCGCCTCTCGCCTGATCTCTTGCATATGAGCTGCGCTACAGATGGAAAATATCCCTATATATGAGTAGTTAAGCTAAGCTTCCTGACCATTACAATTATGATGGTAGTATTATTGTGGAGACCAGTACCATGTCTATGAAAGCATATACAAATGACAAGTTGGCAATGTTCCCGCGCATATTCGGATCTTTTCACATATTTCCCGTCCGTTGAGAAATTTTGAAATAAGCCAGCAATGTATACTGATCTAATGCTACAGCTATGATGAGCTGTGATTGGCCAGACAGACTGCGATTggaaaaggaaataaaaacaaAGAGGGGGGCGAGGCTGCAAGCCAATGATTTAGATACTACGGATCATGGCTTTCAATGCCGCCTTGTTTGCTTTTTGCTGCTAAATCTTCGAATGTTTACTaattttcatatttgaaatgGCCAACTTATAATTGTTTACATGTTACCTAAAAAATAAACTTATAACTGTTTACATGTGGTTTTGTGATGAAACTATCTGAATTTGGAGATTACATTTAGCAAGTGAGGACAAGCAATTTCAATGGGTATGTATATTTGCATGTCCAATTAGCATTGCATACACATTTCTTGTAGAAACCATGAATTTGTTTGCTTTTCTCTGCGTTTTCGTTCTGATCATAGCATTTAAATGTGGAGGAGAGAACACATTACAATAATGATAGACCTACGGACTATTTGTTAACGAAATAAACTTCCGGGATCAGGTGGAAGCAGTCTGCTGGTGTAAATCTTTTAACACCCGTGATTTATGTGTGGCAATCCCTCTAAATTGTCTGCATGTTGTTCCGTAACCCTTTTTGTAGGAATTCCATAACTGTAGCATTGTTGGAACAGATTACTAACCCCAGTTGTAAAGAAAGGTCACAAATCCATGCTTGCATTGAGAACATACGATACAATTAACATTAATTTCGACCTACACTGGCAAGCTTGCTTTGTCACCGTACAATATGCCCCGTTCAGGTATATTCCCAGCATAACCATGATGTGGTTTCCATAATCTAATTTTTTCACAATTGTATATTGAACCACGGAAGTCAACCCCGATAAACTACAACTTGACTTCCATCAATCCTTCTAATAGATCAACATGTTTGCCCAATCTAGCTGTGTCATCAATCCTTCTAATAATAGATCAACATGTAgagcacacatagatgacatttaGTAGTATTTGCACCTAACCGATACTTGTTATATCTGTACGGTCGTCCATGTATGCCTAATTGCCTATATATACACCTACTAGCAGTACGGAACAAAGCCCACCAATTAATAGAGCAAAGAGGGAAGAAGCAGAAGGAGAGCTGAGAAGTTAGTCGAGCGCTTCTCGACCGGCTGGCTGGCCATGGCGGGTGAACAGCTCAACGTGTTGAAAGCACTCGACCAGGCCAAAACGCAATGGTACCATTTCACGGCCGTCGTGATCGCCGGCATGGGCTTCTTCACTGATGCCTACGACCTCTTCTGCATCTCCCTCGTCACAAGGCTGCTGGGCCGCATCTACTACACCGAACCTGGCAGCAGCGAGCCCGGTCACCTCCCGGCCAACGTCTCAGCAGCCGTGAACGGCGTGGCCCTCTGCGGCACGCTCGCGGGCCAGCTCTTCTTCGGCTGGCTTGGTGACAAGCTCGGCCGGAAGAGCGTATATGGTTTCACGCTCATCCTCATGGTTCTCTGCTCCATCGCATCAGGGCTCTCGTTCGGGCACGAGGCTAAGGGTGTCATAGGGACGCTATGTTTCTTTCGCTTCTGGCTCGGCTTCGGCGTTGGCGGTGACTACCCCTTATCGGCGACCATCATGTCCGAGTACGCCAACAAGAAGACACGTGGCACCTTCATCGCTGCCGTCTTTGCCATGCAGGGCTTCGGCATCCTGTTCGGCACCATTGTCACCATTGTTGTCTCATCTGCGTTCCGGAACGCGTTCCCAGCGCCACCCTTCTACGTTGACGCGGCAACATCCATTGGGCCGGAGGCCGACTATGTCTGGCGCATCATCGTTATGTTCGGCACCATCCCTGCCGCGTTGACCTACTACTGGCGCATGAAGATGCCAGAGACCGCACGGTACACGGCGCTCATCACCCGCAACACGAAGCAGGCCACCGCAGACATGTCCAGGGTGCTCAACAAGGacatcaccgaggaggaggagaaggtccaGATTCAAGTAGCCTCCGGGGAGACATGGGGCCTCTTCTCCCGGCAGTTCATGAGACGCCATGGGCTGCACCTTCTAGCCACCACCAGCACTTGGTTCCTGCTGGATGTCGCCTTCTATAGCCAGAACCTATTTCAAAAGGACATCTTCACCAAGGTCGGATGGATCCCACCAGCAAGGACCATGAGCGCCTTGGAGGAGTTGTACCGCATCGCCCGTGCCCAAGCGCTCATCGCACTTTGTGGCACTGTACCAGGCTACTGGTTCACTGTTGCGTTCATCGACATCATTGGCAGGTTCTGGATCCAGCTCATGGGCTTCGCCATGATGACCATCTTCATGCTCGCCATCGCTGTGCCGTACGACTACCTAGTGAAGCCAGGGCACCACACCGGCTTCGTCGTTCTATACGGCCTCACCTTCTTCTTCGCCAACTTCGGGCCCAACAGCACGACCTTCATCGTGCCCGCCGAGATCTTCCCTGCGAGGCTCCGATCCACCTGCCACGGTGTCTCTGCCGCCGCCGGTAAGGCTGGGGCGATCATCGGTGCGTTCGGGTTCCTATACGCTTCACAAGACCAGAAGAAGCCCGACAAAGGGTACTCCCCGGGTATCGGCATGCGCAATGCGCTCTTCTTGCTCGCCGGCACTAACTTCCTGGGCTTGCTCTTCTCGTTGTTGGTGCCTGAGTCCAAGGGAAGGTCGCTCGAGGAGATCTCTAAGGAGAACTACGACGATGACACCGTTGCCCCAACTGGTGTCTAGGTAGTGACACACAGTTATCTACTGCTCCATTTGCATTGTTGGTGTGTTTGCGTTCGGTATGTAATTGTTTATGGTGGGATTTTCCCTAACTCCTGGCGTTGTATTTTGTGTAGTGCTATATGTATTTGTTTATTTTCTTCATGAAGAATTGGTAATAAAAATTGCTCATTTGATTTCTTGAAAATAGTAGTGCATTTCTTAATTGTATATTTTGTTATTCTGGTCATTCGCTATGTCGCTAGTAGTTCAGCTATTCAGCTAGCGTGCCTGGAATGCTTTGAACAAGAAGGTAGTTAGAAAAATCCATTCTTTTCCAGAGCGTTGTAAGCCCTTCTGCACCGCTTTGGGCCTTATTATCGTTCATAATAGTAATGAAAGGTAGAACCTACTATACTATTCGTCACCTGGCGTAACTGAACGAAAAATATTATTCTTCATAACAGGAACGACTAAGGGCTCATTTGATATTTGCAGAGGGAAAATCCAGGGAACTAAACCCCTAGGGTGAAAGTTCGTTAGCACAAAGGATCCTCATCCCACCACGACGGAATCTCCTCCTCGGATGGTCATTTGGTGGCAGGGTAACttgggagagggaggagagaagGTGAGAGGAATGCCCTAGGACAGTCCCAAATAATAATTGGTGACACCAGATTCACTAGGATACCAATTCATTCGGACTCCAAGCGTAAAGTGATGTAGCAATGGCTATTTTTTCACAAGGGTGACTTGGGGTTATGTTAAACTCTCGGGGAAACTCCAGTAGGATTTATACTTCTATTTCCTCTTCTAATAACCCACAAAGTAAAGTAGTGTTTCATTGTGTCCCCAACTACACCAAGTGGTTGtcgagcacaaggtttcgtgttagAGTTGAAAATTgataataaagtaaagtaaacaatGTAAATATGTTgcaaagtaaactaagtaaatacAATATGAAAGCTAAACTAAATGCTACGCAAGAATAAAGTGGTATGGTAATGGTAGTGATGTAGTTTCTATGAAAGAACTAAGTGCAAGAAAGATACATGTTTTTGTTTTTCATATTAAATAAATGATGAAATTGTAAAGGCATGTAAAGCAAGCAAAAAAGTATTCCTTCTGATTAAAAATAGACCGACGTTCATTCGTTCACTAATCTACTCTCTTATAAGCATGATGGGTTCAAATAGGCTCCAAAGATATGAATAGAATTGTAAGTTcaatatgcatatgtttgataagTAAAAGGTTTGTGGGAGTAACTTGATCTATTTatctcttgtgctatcattgatTTAGTACCATATTAGCTTcccaattgttatcaccagaatttgaccgagtcagaggtgggccgcgatcaagatgggcttaaagattatatacggaagaaatacatgaatcggccttatatgcaaagtttgggctagtttgcccttgtatctgtaatatagtagatcgcatcttagattagaagatagagtttgacccgtgcacggttaggtgcacgcctaaattagaaagtcccctggactataaatatgtatctagggtttatggaataaacaacaaccaacgttcaaccacaaatcaatctcggcgcatcgccaactccttcgtctcgagggtttctaccggtaagcatcatgctgcctagatcgcatcttgcgatctaggcagcacaagctttatgttgttcatgcgttgctcgtatcgaagcctttttgatggcgagcaacgtagttatcttagatgtgttagggttagcattgttcttcgtatcatatgctatcgtagtgcaacccttgcatatctagccgcccttacacctatcttaggtgtaggggcggcaccccgcttgatcattattcagtagatccgatccgttacggttgctccttgttcttcaaggattagtttaatatctgcaatagttaggccttacaaagggttggaggatccagcggcacgtagggtgtcgtttgctagtcctagacaggatgttccggggatcaacctcgtgttggtttttaggtcttgtctaggatcggcttacgatcaccgtgtgtggccgcgaggcccaatcgtgagtaggatgatccgattatgcggtgaaaaccctaaatcgtcgtagatcgttttagctttatcttgatcaagcaggaccaccatatattcgtgcacctcgtacgaatcatgggtggatcggctccatgagccgattcacgagataacctgagagccgatcgaggctcgtatttaatgtttacgtgtatgccatgcaggaaactaagcgaggcatctccatcaccttcctaaccaggtataggtcaggtggcacgcccttgcaccagcatcggacgtgtgtaccagaggctttgcgggccgtcgctcggagggaccagggccagccgcagccctaagttgttcccggctctactgtgttgcccgtcgctgctcgccggtgggtttcgaccgcaacacattctggcacgcccggtgggacaatcgtctacatcaaccacatcgccatctacatctgagatggcggacggcacgccagtcacgtacgaggatctgaccgacgagctcaagaagaagtatgacgaggtcaaagctatcctcgaggccgatctcatcggctcttttcacagaacccgttcacatggcatcaggtggaaggggttctcgcctgatggtgcactcgatgggatagacctctctgccccgtcagaagaacgcaccaggtccctacgtcagggatcaactacttggtggctcactcgccgcaccgccactcgagaacctcGGTGAACactcggagcgtgtcgctctccgggtgattcaggagatcatgaggcaccagtactctccgtcgggaccagctctcgggacacaccaaggagagatgccactccggtcccgtccaccgctgccatttgcgttggcagcaccagaggtgccgaattcaccggcaatcgtcgtctacaagatcggtggtgaccctagtgactgccagttcttgcatgaggcgcctaaggagatccctcatgggtacatgtgcacatacgtgccagactgcggtaactgggcgctcacaaaccaggccgcaacatcagggacttctgggaaagcaggaggaacgtcagcaacagatcttgagaagcagacgtggctaactaaatatgccaccccgacgaacctccagagcacagctcctgcagttggctcagagctggaaaagcaagcatggctggctaagtacgccaccccggcgaatcttcagagttcgactcctgcggccagcactgcggatcagatcagcacgatcctgagggaccagttcggcatggtgccgaaaaggaggacaatcggctattccaagccgtaccccgatgaatacgagttggtcccgctaccacccaagtatcggctccctgacttctccaagttcagtggttcagatggttccagctccatcgagcatgtgagccgatatttggcacagctaggaacggcctcagcgtcgccacccaagtatcggctccctgacttctccaagttcagtggttcagatggttccagctccatcgagcatgtgagccgatatttggcacagctaggaacggcctcagcgtcggatccactacgcgtgaggttcttcgcacaatccctcacgggatcggctttcgggtggtacacttcgttgccaccagactcgatccggacttggaagcagttggaagaacagttccacatgcagtttcactcagaagcttccgagtctggccttgccgatctagcgcagatACGTCAGAAGCACGGAGAAACTATGGCAGAATACATAcagcgcttcagaaatctgaggaaccgatgttattcggctcgtgtgactgaaaaggaagcagtcgaattggcagtggtgggccttgcctcacaaatcaaggacatggcctcccaagcagactatccttcgctggcgcacatggttcagaaactgtcagcatatgaacagcgccacccggacctgtaccaggacaaattcaagcgtgcagtagtcctggtcgaggcagaggaagacgaagtttcgcgggagatcaagaggtagccagtggctgaatggactcgggggcaacccccgtgtcctgcaaatgggttaagccaccaggcccgcccagagggtttgattttgacgtgaccaaaactgagcaaatcttcgacctcctgctcaaggagaagcagttgaagatacccgaaggtctcaaattccccacggtacaggagctgaacggaaagccatactgcaaatggcataactcgctctcccatgccaccaacgactgcagggtgtggcgtcagcagatccaaatggcgatagaacaaggacgaccgattttcaaccagtacgccatgaaggtcgacacccacccctttcccgccgttaacatggtggagtgcacttaccctgaaggttgccagccaggatcctcgttcaggatcaacatggtaggacctgggcaccactctggcaaggatggagacgagggtagctgctctcgtagcaaggacacagaggaagccgctccaagcgatcggctccgtcacgatggcaagcgctacgtcacagagggagaggtgaagaacataagatatcagcgacccctctctgatcacctcctcaacaagtatgtgagtcagtatgaccaacgccgacgatccagcgatgatgatgaaagagatcgtctggctagagaagccagaagacgtcgtcggcatgatcgcgatgaggaggagtacgagcgccgtgccaaggaaaagtcaagggagcgagacgacgaggacaggcactgggactgtcccttcttcagacactcgctgggattcgggaatgagccgattgcctacaatcggcaattgcccagaatgcaaccagaagaagaaggaggcagccaacgtgtccgtgttccaacgcttagggcctctcccgcctcgaagcaaacgcgctgagtcccctcggttggaagatctcgaggattcagaagacgaaggagaagaagaagacaggtaccaccggccaaggtggtgccctgatggactcagccgttcccaaaagcgcagggttcagcgattgcgcggcttggaggaagccgaaaggttatacctgcatacgctaaggaaggcgcgacctgatctggccgtgaaaactcagcgaaccctggatgaagagggtcgaccacggaaaatggagtggcgccccaagcaaaggaaagccgatgatgaaacatcggctggcacaaacatggtgttcatccttccttcggagttcagtgctccaggattagacgaggcacctgtggcacaacttgactgcggcccacggccggttatctttgagaagccacgagaaagaagctacagacatctaaaggccccgtacttgcgaggttatatcgatgggaggcctgtcaataagatgctggtggacaccggagcggcgatcaacattatgccctactctatgctacgtcggttgggacgctctagctcggatctaatcaagaccaacgtgacattgagcgatttcaacggccaagcgtctgacgcacaaggtgttctgaacgtggatctgaccgtaggaaggaaaactatccctacgacgttcttcgtcgtcgatagcaagagcacctatgttgttctgctaggaagagattggatccacgccaactgctgcattccctccacgatgcaccaatgcataatacagtgggatggagatgaagtagaggtcgtccaggccgttgactcagccgaaatttcaacggctggcatgaacgcttgggaagcagcaggccaagagccactctcaggtatcaatttggacgactgcgagcgcatcgacgtgacgaagggaagggttaggctggtcttatccaccggcctgaccatgtaactggagcaaaccaatgagcaaatgtggcgaggctgatccttgtgatcggccccaaaaaatctatgaag encodes:
- the LOC124653580 gene encoding inorganic phosphate transporter 1-2-like — translated: MAGEQLNVLKALDQAKTQWYHFTAVVIAGMGFFTDAYDLFCISLVTRLLGRIYYTEPGSSEPGHLPANVSAAVNGVALCGTLAGQLFFGWLGDKLGRKSVYGFTLILMVLCSIASGLSFGHEAKGVIGTLCFFRFWLGFGVGGDYPLSATIMSEYANKKTRGTFIAAVFAMQGFGILFGTIVTIVVSSAFRNAFPAPPFYVDAATSIGPEADYVWRIIVMFGTIPAALTYYWRMKMPETARYTALITRNTKQATADMSRVLNKDITEEEEKVQIQVASGETWGLFSRQFMRRHGLHLLATTSTWFLLDVAFYSQNLFQKDIFTKVGWIPPARTMSALEELYRIARAQALIALCGTVPGYWFTVAFIDIIGRFWIQLMGFAMMTIFMLAIAVPYDYLVKPGHHTGFVVLYGLTFFFANFGPNSTTFIVPAEIFPARLRSTCHGVSAAAGKAGAIIGAFGFLYASQDQKKPDKGYSPGIGMRNALFLLAGTNFLGLLFSLLVPESKGRSLEEISKENYDDDTVAPTGV